The genomic segment CGGAAGTTtgaatccctctctctctctctctctctctctcgccaatCTTCtgctgcgcatgcgcactaGCAGTGGCGTTAGGCAGACTCATAGTGTATGATACACTGCATGACCAGAGTAGTCTCAATGGAGACTGAATTTATGAAGGAAACGAAACGAGGCCAAGGAACTACGTTTCTCTCTGGAGCGCCGAGAGCTTCTCAATTCATAAAGTATCAAGTCACGTTACATTTTTCAGCATTCCTGCACAAAATTTGCTTTGGCCCTGGAGTAACTGCAGGGAGTTAAACTCCCAAATGAATGAGTTTAACCGCTAACTTTCACTTTTGTCCTATGAAAAATTGTTCAAACCTGTTTTTATCCTTTTTGGAATCAGAAATATGCAGCAGTAAATCCAGACTACTAGGCTAGTGTGTAGgttttacattacattcatttaGATAAGAAACATATGATTTATGATTGAACAGTCACGTGATAATTCATCTATTAAAGGTTTGATAGtcgattttttttccaattccttacatgtactgtataatctggaagatatgtagaacatgttcagaaacaacaacaccaccattGGGTTAAGCCGTGGCTTTAGCAAACGTTtattacatacacaaacatgacagcaataatatgattttttaaaaaatatatatactatgtACAGCTATGCACGGGATAATGCAATGTGCAGAAGGTATATACAGTTAACAGAATAAATGGAGTGAATTTACAATTGCACATAAGATACCTAAtattcacagtaaaaaaaaaaactgcactaaGAGGGTACTTGAAGGCAGTTAACTGTAAAATCACCATCTGTCTGATGTTATCCAACATATGTTCTCTTCTTTTGATTTCCAAGTTATTTTGATCATgtcaaattatattaaaaaaattattaattaataaaaattaataataattgaagTAACACCAGACACATGTTGAATAACATCAGACAGATGGTCTGTTATCTTTTTGTACTGACATTTACTACCATCTTCAGGCAAGACATGATATAACAAAGCAGAATAGCTTCGGATATGTAACACCAGATGGCgctgtttgacttgtttatgttAATAGTGAGGGAATACAATTAACAGGGTCTCATTGCAATTTCTTATGACGGGGGgtacttagtggttagcacgtttgcctcgaaCCAGcacggttgggggttcgaatcccacctccgccctgtgtgtgtggagtttgaacgttctccccgtgcttcgggggtttcttcaGGCTtcttctccggtttcctcctccagtccaaagacatatgttgttggctgatcggcatttccaaattgtccacagtgtgtgggtgagtgtgtgtgtgattgtgccctgcattgggttggcaccccgagttccctgggataggttccaggctccctgtgaccctgtgtaggataagtggtacagaaaatggatggatggaagactgagtgggtttcctccaagtttTCTGGCTTACTCCCACCTCcctaaaacatgctggtaggtgtatttgctactctaaattgcctctgggtgtaaatgagtgtatgACTGTATGTGATGCCTTGTGTGAGCCCACATGAGCGTGTTCCTGCCTTGGCCCAATGTATCAGTGTATTGAAATGCAGGGCAGATTTGCATAACAGAAAAGTTAACATCTTGATGACAGTAgtttattagaatttttttcagactgaagaaaaaaaaaaacacacaatatggCCATGATTATAGAGTTGCTCTAATTTGAAAGCCACCAGTTAACTTTTTTCAGTTCACTGTTTACAGATGAAATGTAACAAACTGTgacttagtaaaaaaaaatatataaattgtgCCAGAGAAAATATCACACTAAAAATCCAAGCTAAAAGATTTAGCTAAACATTTACATCAATCAAGCTCAGGTCACCAGACACCTCCAGAACATCAATCTCAGACAGGTTGGTGAAGCGGTGGATGTAGGTATGCACTTGGTTACCATTGACAAACACGTTGTAATGCTGAGGATTGCAGGAGAGGATGATCTGAAAGGAATGTGACATAGATAAAGGATATAATATACTGTTTCAAATTCATTTTCACTTTAAGTAAAACAATTTTTATCAGCtacccacacagacatgaacATATTTGTCTTGTATATAAGGTAAAAATTAGCAAAATCCCCTTTAAATTTGCAGTACATACCTGGAAGTTTTGTCCCCTGTGAAACGGCATTTCTCCAGAGCGCTCCTCTGAGCCCCACTGCCCCACTGTTTGGGTATTGCGCACAACCAAGTTCTCACCAAAGCGAGGATTATAGTGAAAGGCAATCCCATTTTTGTGACGCAGGTTGATCTCGAATCTGGTGACACAAATACCAGATAAAATTTGAGAAATATTTAGCAAATCTTTTGCAGCTCAAAATGTTCTAGGTCTAAAATTTGACACATTGATCTGCAGGTGGTGCTCTTCCCCAAACCAGAATACCTTGAAAGATTGGACTAAATCTGTGTGAAGTCCAGGAAATACTTGGTTTGGATCAAATCTGgcttttattctttcattcaagTTTTCAAGATGCTTAGTAACACAGTTTCAGCTCTAACAGAAAAGATAAATATGTAGACTCTAATTATGCAAAGTAGCAGAATAAGGCTAACATCTGACCTGGAAGCATGAGGATTAACTACCCCTTGGATGGAAATGTTTCTGCCAGGCCACAATCCACCATTGATGTTGGTTTTGTATGGCACACTCTGATGATGAAGAATACAGGACATGGTTATTACGAGCTCATCAATTTAAGGTCAAACATAATGTTAACTAATTATGTGAAGTCTTGTGCTCTTACATAGTTTGCTTGGGCACCAAATGAAGGGCCCTatagatggggaaaaaaattggaATAAGTAGGTCCTTTCCTTTATATGTAAAGGGATAATGTAACTCTAAAGCAACAGAGTAGTTTCAGAAAAAACAGGAAGCTATTGAATGTGCTCATCATTTTAAGGTCAAACATAATGTTAACTAATTATGTGAAGTCTTGTGCTCTTACATAGTTTGCTTGGGCAGCAAATGAAGGACCCTATAGATGgggaaaatatgaaaaacatgAATAAGTAGGTCCTTTCCATCATATGTAAAGGGATACTGCAACTAAAGCAATAGAGTAGTTTTAGAAAAACAGGAAGCGATTGAATGTGTTGAAGTGGTGGCCTCAGAGGCATATGATCATATTAGGAAATTAATTTCATGTCTCCTAAACTTTGATATCAATAATTTGTATGATTAAATAAGTTCACTTTCACCATATACTCCGGAGGCCTCAGATATGCAAATAACAACATGTTTTACAAATTACAGGATCAGGTAATTTAATTATAGTGTAATGAatcagcatggtggtgcagtgggtggTCTTGCTGCctctcagctccagggtctctgtTCTaaactcaggttactgtctatgcATATACTATGTGTGTTCTTCCTGTGTGTTTTCTCcatgttctccagtttcctcccacctaccAAAAATATGCATACTGGTAGATTGGCTATCTTAattgatgaatgaatgtttcatAATGACATTCCCAATGTTATACTCTTCTCAATTAATCTTACAACTAAAGAACTGGTAACCTTTTATCCTGCATAAAAAATCTGAAACTAGACTGTTGTCTGTTGGAAGTTATTATTGTGAATGAATTTTCTTTTATGTGAAACAATCTAAAAACCTAGTTTTGCCAGACCATTATGACAGTAGTGCATTTTAGCACCAACTGTATGGAACCTTTTATGCTCTTTGTACGTAAAGAAATATATGACGGGATGGTCAttttagtttttacatttttacccAAATTGGGTGTGTTGATTGCATTCCACCACTCAATGTACTAATGTCTCAAGTAACTCCTGTGCATGTACTTTTCAAGaatgagggaaataaaaaatactactaGGGTAATACTAGGCTACTCagcgtttttgtaaaaaaaaaacatttcatttagtaCACAAACTAAATTTCAAATTTACCTCAACCAATAATGTatctaaaataaacatgaacCCAAACACTGTCATTATACCCTAAAATAGCCTAGGTTTTGACATCCTTCAAatgtataatatgtgtatatgagCAATGCAATTTAATCAAAAGTCATGATCAAACATGTAAGCTATAACAGAAGAGAAATATTGAGTTAATTAGTTCCACAGTCATGTTCATAAAACAGTGTATCCTCTACTTTAAACTTGTAGAATGAACAGCAAaatgtatgtattatgtatatttAAGTTAAGCTTATGGTCTTTCTCACCACAGGCTCCTGGAAACCGATGGTATTAACCTCCACCATCCCATCCACTGTGATAGTGTCCACCATGTTGAATGGGATACGGTGCTTGTAATCCATGATATGTATGCCATTGGCACTGATCTATGAAAAGATAATGACAGATCAGCATGTAACCTAAAATACTGCATTACTGTGTTATGTTCGCGGACAGAAGATGAGCATGTAAATACACtgcaataaatataaataccctCAAACACTTATAACCCAAGAACCAGTGTCCAAATCTAGCCAAATGCCTGGCATCACTTAAGCATGTTGTATTAGGGTAACATAAGCTCAAAAGTGCATGATGTATGTTCTACAGTGACCTATAATGCAATCAAGAATGCTGCCTTTTACCATTTCATTTCTATTAAAGTGGGAAAAGTATAAGTAAAAGGAAGTAACCTTGTATGAGTGGCTTGTAACCAGGATCTGCAGGTTGAAGGGGCTTCCCATGGGGAACAGGGCCTGGTATATGTGTTCCTCCGTACCCCAGCAGTTATTCTGCTTGGTGTTGGCTACTATGTATCCTGAACTGCGGTCATAACGTGGGTTAAAGTGCAGGGCAACATTAGCATCCGGTCTGGAACCACACTGGAGATTCACATGGAAcctgtatatgtatacatatacagttaTTACTGTGATAAGAGTTGCGGTATTTACAAtagttttaaatatgttttttttcttttggcatTTCTTTTTATACCTA from the Ictalurus furcatus strain D&B chromosome 17, Billie_1.0, whole genome shotgun sequence genome contains:
- the LOC128621808 gene encoding galectin-9 isoform X1; its protein translation is MAYYQQQPFYNPQIPFTGSIQGGLQDGKCITVCGQALPGANRFHVNLQCGSRPDANVALHFNPRYDRSSGYIVANTKQNNCWGTEEHIYQALFPMGSPFNLQILVTSHSYKISANGIHIMDYKHRIPFNMVDTITVDGMVEVNTIGFQEPVGPSFAAQANYGPSFGAQANYSVPYKTNINGGLWPGRNISIQGVVNPHASRFEINLRHKNGIAFHYNPRFGENLVVRNTQTVGQWGSEERSGEMPFHRGQNFQIILSCNPQHYNVFVNGNQVHTYIHRFTNLSEIDVLEVSGDLSLIDVNV
- the LOC128621808 gene encoding galectin-9 isoform X2, which codes for MAYYQQQPFYNPQIPFTGSIQGGLQDGKCITVCGQALPGANRFHVNLQCGSRPDANVALHFNPRYDRSSGYIVANTKQNNCWGTEEHIYQALFPMGSPFNLQILVTSHSYKISANGIHIMDYKHRIPFNMVDTITVDGMVEVNTIGFQEPVSVPYKTNINGGLWPGRNISIQGVVNPHASRFEINLRHKNGIAFHYNPRFGENLVVRNTQTVGQWGSEERSGEMPFHRGQNFQIILSCNPQHYNVFVNGNQVHTYIHRFTNLSEIDVLEVSGDLSLIDVNV